The following proteins are co-located in the Cyprinus carpio isolate SPL01 chromosome B19, ASM1834038v1, whole genome shotgun sequence genome:
- the LOC109070179 gene encoding upstream-binding protein 1-like, giving the protein MAWVLKMDDATIESGLVHDFDASLSGIGQELGAGAYSMSDVLALPIFKQEDVSVPVESDAKNPPFQYVLCAATSPAVKLHEETLTYLNQGQSYEIRLLDNRKIGEMPELNKTVKSIVRVVFHDRRLQYMEHQQLEGWKWNRPGDRLLDIDIPMSVGITEPCTHPSQLNAADFLWDLSKRASVFVQVNPNSRSNHKHAAMLLYCPFHCISTEFTPRKHGGEKGVPFRIQIDTFKQNESGEYTEHLHSASCQIKVFKPKGADRKQKTDREKMEKKTVQEKEKYQPSYDTTILSETRLEPVIEEAVEHELKKSSKRTLPADCGDSIAKSKRGSCSPWPDNAYVNPNTAATPTFTSSTHSYSSSSTVPDSESSSPNHQGDLGSLMSMESLSPAASIQDTQKWLLKNRFNSYSRIFTHFSGSDLLKLTREDLVQICGAADGIRLYNALKSRAVRPRLTVYVSLEASQSESPLLEKRGHSKNGEHSSPTSIPVYHALYLEEMTACELTRKISSVLALPLSHISQVYKQGPTGIHILLSDQLVYNFPDESSFIVSTIQDDTSDGFHLVLK; this is encoded by the exons ATGGCGTGGGTGCTGAAGATGGACGATGCTACCATCGAGTCTGGGCTCGTGCACGACTTCGATGCCAGTTTGTCTGGCATCGGCCAGGAGCTCGGGGCTGGCGCGTACAGCATGAG TGATGTGTTGGCTCTGCCCATCTTTAAGCAGGAAGATGTTAGCGTTCCTGTGGAGTCTGACGCCAAGAATCCTCCGTTTCAGTATGTGCTGTGTGCCGCCACGTCCCCTGCTGTTAAACTGCACGAGGAGACGCTCACCTACCTAAACCAAG GCCAGTCGTATGAGATCCGATTGCTTGATAATAGGAAAATAGGGGAGATGCCTGAACTCAACAAGACTGTTAAg AGTATAGTTAGGGTGGTTTTCCATGACCGAAGGCTTCAGTACATGGAGCACCAGCAGCTGGAGGGCTGGAAATGGAATCGGCCTGGCGACCGCCTCCTCGACATCG ATATCCCCATGTCAGTTGGCATCACTGAGCCCTGCACACACCCGTCACAGCTAAACGCTGCAGATTTCCTGTGGGATCTCTCCAAGCGAGCGTCTGTGTTTGTGCAGGTAAACCCAAATTCAAGATCAAACCACAAACATGCAGCCATGTTGTTATA TTGCCCCT TTCATTGCATCAGTACAGAGTTCACCCCGCGGAAACACGGTGGAGAGAAAGGAGTTCCGTTCCGGATCCAGATTGacacttttaaacaaaatgaaagcGGAGAGTACACCGAGCACCTGCACTCCGCCAGCTGCCAGATCAAAGTCTTTAAG CCAAAGGgagcagacagaaaacaaaaaacagaccggGAGAAGATGGAGAAAAAGACTGTGCAGGAGAAAGAAAAATATCAACCCTCTTATGACACCACTATTTTGTCAGAG ACTCGATTGGAGCCTGTGATTGAGGAGGCTGTAGAACATGAGCTAAAGAAATCCAGCAAGCGGACACTTCCTGCAGACTGTGGCGATTCCATCGCCAAAAGCAAAAGAGGAAGT TGCTCTCCGTGGCCAGATAATGCATACGTCAACCCCAACACAGCAGCTACACCGACCTTCACCTCCAGCACACACTCCTACAGCAGTAGCAGCACAGTTCCAGACAG TGAGTCATCTTCACCTAACCATCAAGGGGATCTTGGTAGCCTCATGTCTATGGAG TCTCTGAGTCCCGCAGCATCTATACAGGACACACAAAAGTGGCTGCTTAAGAACAGATTTAACTCATACAGTCGTATTTTCACCCATTTCTCAG GTTCTGATCTACTGAAATTAACTCGTGAGGATTTAGTCCAAATTTGTGGTGCAGCTGATGGAATCAGACTCTACAATGCACTTAAGTCaag AGCAGTGCGTCCCAGACTCACAGTTTACGTGTCCCTGGAGGCGTCTCAAAGTGAGAGCCCTCTGCTGGAGAAACGTGGCCACAGCAAAAACGGCGAACACAGCAGTCCAACATCCATACCTG ttTACCACGCTCTTTACCTTGAGGAGATGACCGCTTGCGAGCTAACTAGGAAAATCTCCAGTGTCTTGGCATTGCCGCTGTCCCACATCAGCCAAGTCTACAAACAGGGGCCCACAGGGATACACATACTACTCAGCGACCAG tTGGTTTATAACTTCCCAGATGAGAGCAGCTTCATTGTCAGCACAATACAag ATGACACCAGTGATGGATTTCACCTAGTCCTGAAGTAG